The DNA region CGGCGCGCCAGGATCTTCTCACGCATCAGCGCATATTGTTTATCAATCCCTACGCCGACAAACAGGATAGCGACGACGCGGCCACTCTCATCTCTGACCGGCTGATACTGTGTGATGTAGCGATGGCCGAACAGGGTTGCCAGACCCTGATAGACGTTGCCCTGATGAACACTTTTCCATGCTGCGCCGCTGCGGTCGAGCTGGGTGCCAATCGCGCGACTGCCATCCTGCTTTTTCAGTGAGGTTGAAATACGGATAAAATCATCGCCGTCGCGCACGAAAATAGTGGCGACGGCGGCGGTGCGTTCGGTGAACTCGTCGACGGCGGTCTGGTCGAGGTTCAGCGTCTTTAATCCGGCGCGCAGCACCGGCGTTGAGAAGTCGCCCACCTGCACCCTGGCGGTTTCATCCAGGCTGAAACGCTTAGGCAGGAAGCTGGTAAACAGACTGGTGTAGTGTGTCACCTCTTCGGTCAGGGTGGCATTGAACATAGAGGCCATTTCACTGATGCCCTGCACCTGATTGTGCATGTCATCGATGGCGAGATTTTCCAGCTGGCGCGAGGCGTTGTGGCTCTGAGTCAGTGTCAGAACCAGCAGCAACAGCGCTACGCTCAGGGACGTCATAACTGACAGCTTAACGCCAAGACTCAGTCCGCTGAGAGAGAGACGCTTCATAAATTACCTTTGAATAAGTTAGAGGGGTACACCATCAACGGCAACGCGCGGGAAAAGTTTAGCGCGATGTCTGCGGCGTCCGCCGCGCAGGCGATTTCGCAAACGCCTGTGCAGCGCGTACACTTGAACTCCCTGTTTTTCCCCCTTCAGGAGAGACCATGATCGAACTCACCACCGACACGCTGGCCGGTATCGAATGCCTGCACGCCGCGCCCGCCGGACAACGGCATCAGCCGCTGCCCACCGTGCTGTTTTATCACGGGTTTACCTCGTCTAAAGAGGTCTATGCCTACTTCGCCGTGGCCCTGGCGCAGGCGGGATTCCGGGCGGTGATGCCGGACGCCGATCGGCACGGTGCACGTTATGACGGTGATGCAGAGAGCCGCCTCGACCGCTTCTGGGAGATCCTGAAACAGAACATCGATGAGCTGCCGCAGCTGGAAGCCGCGCTGCGCGACAGTCACCTGATCGCGGAGGAACGTTTTGCGGTGGCGGGGGCGTCGATGGGCGGCATGACGGCGCTGGGCGCGATGGCGCGCTATCCGCAGATCCGCAGCGTCGCCTGTATGATGGGGTCAGGCTATTTTATGCAGCTCAGCCAGTCGCTGTTTCCGCCGCGCGTGGCCGATACACCGGCAGGACAGGCAACGTTTGACGCCCGCATGGCGCCGCTGGCGAAGTATGATCCCTGCAACCGGCTGGCGGCGCTGGCGGACCGCCCGCTGCTGCTGTGGCATGGTGAGGCAGATGAGGTCGTGCCCTGGGCTGAAAGCGTGCGGCTGGAGAGGGCGCTGCGTGACAACGGGCTGGCCCAGCATCTGACCGCGCTGTCCGAAAAAGCCATCGGGCACAAGATCACCCCGTCGGCCCTGACGGCGCTGGTGAGTTTTTTCACCCATCATCTGTAAAACAGACGGGCGGCGCGTAATGCTGCCGCCCGTTACGTTACGGCCTTACCAGTGCGCGGACGCCTTTTCTGCGGCACGGGCGGGCATGCCGACCGGGTTTCTTTCCGGCGTATCGAGCCGGTTGACGTAGACATAACCCGATGCCACTTCGCTGCTGTGACTTCTCATCTGCTGCGCACAGTCAGCGTGGCTGGCAAGAGCGGGTAGAGACAGGAAGAGACCCAGGAGGGTGGCGATGACGAACCTTTTCATGTCCGACTCCTCACTTCAGGGAACACACTCTGAACGCCGCCACCAGAGCATCTGCGGCGTCTCAGTTAATTTTAGCGATCGGAGACATTATCGCCAGCGTGCCCCGCTGAACCTCATCATCAGCCTTTTTGAACAAACCCGGATTAACCCGCTGTATTCCCGTCATTAGCACAAAAAGCCACAGGTTGTGGCACGACGCCTGCGATTTGTTTAAATGTGCGCTTGAGTTCGGGCGCGGTCGCCAGTATGATTACGCGTCAATTTTTCAGCCGCATTCTCAGGCTGTGTCCCACAAGTGCTCGCCCTGGCGAACGTTTGTGGGACACAGCCTATAACGTTCCTTGCTTCCATGGGCCGCGGCTGACCCCGACAGGAGGCTGAATAATCCGTAAGGAGCAATTTCGATGCGTCATTACGAAATCGTATTTATGGTTCATCCTGACCAGAGCGAACAGGTTCCTGGCATGATCGAGCGTTACACTGGTGCTATCACTGGTGCACAGGGCACGATTCACCGCCTGGAAGACTGGGGCCGTCGTCAGCTGGCTTACCCGATCAACAAACTGCACAAAGCGCATTACGTTCTGATGAACGTTGAAGCGCCGCAGGAAGCGATCGATGAGCTGGAAACGAACTTCCGCTTCAACGACGCCGTTATCCGTAGCATGGTTATGCGCGTTAAACACGCGGTAACTGAAGCATCACCGATGGTTAAAGCGAAAGATGAGCGTCGTGATCGTCGCGAAGATTTTGCTAACGAATCCGCTGATGAGTCAGATGCTGGGGATTCTGAAGAGTAATCCATCGTGACGGTTAATCGACTGCGCTTGTCGGGCACTGTGTGCAAGACGCCGGTTCGAAAAATTAGCCCGTCAGGAATTCCGCACTGTCAGTTTGTGCTTGAGCACCGCTCAGTGCAGGAGGAGGCCGGGTTTCACCGGCAAGCCTGGTGTCGTATGCCGGTTATTATCAGCGGCAGCACCCATCAGGTGATTACTCAACATATAACGGTCGGCACGCAACTCACACTCGACGGTTTCATTAGTTGCCATCAGGCACGAAATGGCCAGAGCAAAGTGGTGTTCCATGCCGAGCAGATTGAATTGATAGATTCTGGAGACTAGCCTAATGGCACGTTATTTCCGTCGTCGCAAGTTCTGCCGTTTCACCGCGGAAGGCGTTGTTGAGATCGATTACAAAGACATCGCAACGTTAAAAAATTACATTACCGAAAGCGGTAAAATTGTCCCGAGCCGTATCACCGGTACTCGTGCAAAATACCAGCGTCAGTTGGCTCGCTGCATCAAGCGCGCGCGTTACCTGTCTCTGCTGCCGTACACTGATCGTCATCAGTAATCGGCAACTGTCCATTAACGACTTTAAGAGGATAAGGTAATGCAAGTTATTCTGCTTGATAAAGTAGCAAACCTGGGCAGCCTGGGTGATCAGGTTAACGTTAAAGCGGGCTACGCTCGTAACTTCCTGGTACCACAGGGCAAAGCTGTTCCTGCCACCAGGAAAAACGTTGAGTATTTCGAAGCACGTCGCGCTGAACTGGAAGCCAAACTGGCTGACGTTCAGTCTGCAGCTACTGCACGCGCTGAGAAGATCAATGCACTGGGCACCGTGACCATCACGTCTAAAGCAGGCGATGAAGGTAAACTGTTCGGTTCAATCGGTACCCGCGACATCGCTGATGCAGTCACTGCAGCTGGCGTTGACGTAGCGAAGAGCGAAGTTCGTCTGCCGAACGGCGTTCTGCGTACCACCGGTGAGCATGAAGTGGACTTCCAGGTTCACAGCGATGTATTCGCTAAGCTGACCGTAAAAGTTGTTGCTGGTTAATCTGATTAACTGAGCACGACAAAAAAGACGCCGGCCCTGTGCCGGCGTTTTTGTTTTTATCGTTTACCCCATCGCGGTTCGCCGCTTACTGCGCCCGGATAAAGCTGCCGTCTGGCTGACGGGTAAAGAGTACCGGACCGCTGGCGCTGTCAACCGTCAGGCCGGTCACCGTGCCCTGTGCATCCTGACGAATCTTCACCTGCTGACCACTTTTCAGTGAGCTGAGCGGCTGATCGTTGCCTTCCACCCGCGCCATCGCAAACACATCGTTCACCGGCAGGCTATTGTCACGAAACAGCTGCGCCAGCGTCTGACCCGAGGCGATAGTCAGGCTGCGCCATGCGCCCTGCGAATCGGCCTTTGGCGTCTGCTGTGAGGCAGAAGACGAGGGCTGACGACTGCTGTTGTCATCATAGATATCCGCCTGCATCGGCACCTCTTTTTCTGCCGGGGACGTCGCAGGCTGCTCGACCGGATAGCGCAGCGTACTGGTCGGCCAGAGAAACGCCACCAGTATCACCAGCAGGGCCGCCACGATGCCGCGCCGGTGCGGTGCAGGCAGCGGATCCATCCAGCCGATGTGGTCGGTAAAGTGCCAGATACGCTGAAGCCATGCTGGCAGGCGGGACGACGCGTCTGAAGCCATTCGGGGTTCCTCCTCTCCGGCAGGGCGCTGTGGCCTGCGCGCGGCCAGCCAGGCCTGCAGCCGGGAAACGGTCTGTGTTGCACGCATCCTGCGGCGGCGGGGGGCAATCTGGCCCATGTTTACTCTCTTATTAGTATGCTTGAGACGGGGTAAATCCCGTCCATAGTTATAGTATGGGCAATACCGGCGCGAAGTGCCTGCCAGCATTCATAAAATTGACGACTCTATTGTTTCCTTTTCATCAGCAAAAGTCATCTGCGACGCAGGGCATTTTACGCCAGCGGCCTGCGCTGCTATGCTGCCGGTTCGAATTTATCCGAGAGTGAAAGGAACGAAGATGACTACCCCTTCTTTCGACAGCGTCGAAGCACAAGCAAGTTACGGTATTGGTTTACAGGTTGGCCAGCAGTTGCTGGAATCTGGTCTGCAGGGGCTGCAACCAGAAGCACTGCTCGCGGGCCTGCGCGACGCGCTGGAAGGGAACTCGCCGGCCGTTCCGGTTGATGTGGTTCATCGCGCACTGCGTGAAGTGCATGAACGTGCTGAAGGCGTGCGTCGTGAGCGCACCGAAGCGATGGCAGCAGAAGGCCAGGCCTTCCTGCAGGAAAATGCGCAGCGTGAAGGCGTGAACAGCACCGAGTCGGGCCTGCAGTTCAGCGTGATTACCCAGGGTGAAGGTCCAATCCCGTCACGCCAGGATCGCGTTCGCGTTCACTATACGGGCAAACTGATCGACGGCAGCGTGTTCGACAGCTCCGTTGCGCGTGGTGAACCGGCAGAATTCCCGGTAAGCGGTGTGATCCCAGGCTGGATTGAAGCCCTGACCCTGATGCCGGTTGGCTCGAAATGGGAACTGGTGATCCCACAGAACCTCGCCTACGGCGAGCGTGGCGCGGGTGCCTCCATCCCGCCATTCAGCACCCTGATCTTCGAAGTCGAACTGCTGGAAATTCTGTAATCTTCAGCGCTGCAACCCGCGGGTTGCAGCGTTTCCCCGCCTGTTACTGCTGTAAATTCACCTGCCACAACGCAAAGCCCGTCGCATCAGTCCCTTTGGGCTGCAGCGGATATTGCGCATGCTGCTGAATAAACCCGGTCGCTTTCTCACCCGGCGCCGTTTCGAACTGAATGTCGAGCGGTGTGGAGGCGCTTATCGGCGCCAGCCGCCAGTTATTATCCGCCTTTGGCTGCACTTCACCGTGCGCTTTAGTTTCAGCGCTGATGTAGGCGGCTACCACGGCGCGGTTCTCATCCGGCGAGGCAAAGGCGATATAGCGATCGCCGGTGCCGGCAAACTTGCCGCCATAGGCGCGATAGTTATTGGTTGCCACCAGGAAGGTTGCCTGCGGGTCGATGGGCTTGCCCTGCCAGCTCAGCTGACGGATACGTGACGCCTCCGGATGGATCAGCTGACACTCCGCATCGTAGCGGGCGGGCTGGGTGACATCGATCTGATACGTGACGCCATCGATCACATCAAAGTTATAGGTGCGGAAATCCCAGTTGATCAGCGACTGCGTTTTCGGGCTGTTCGGATCGATCTGATTAAACTGCCCGGCTGAACACTCCAGCCACTCTTTGACCTGCGCGCCGCTGACCTTCATCACCACCAGGGTGTTCGGATAAAGATAGAGATCGGCGGCGTTTCGGAAGGTCAGCGCGCCTTTCTCCACTTCCACATAGCTGGCGGGATCGTTCTTACGTCCGCCCGCCTTAAACGGCGCGGCCGCAGAGAGCACCGGCAGGCGACCCAGATCGGGATCGCCCTGGATAAAGTGCTCAACGTAGGCGCGCTGGGCATTGTTGACGATCTGCACCGTGGGATCGTCCTGCACCAGCGACAGATAGCTGTACATCACGCCGGCAGAGCGGCCGATGGGCTTCGCCACAAACTCGCGAGTGGCGCGGTGATCATCAGCCAGAACGTTGACCAGCGCCGGATCTTCTGCCGCCAGCGACTTCTTCGCGGCGGTATCGTAGATGGGCCGGGCCTGGGCCTTACCACTGCTTACCTGCCAGCGATCGCCCTCCTTGCTGAGCACCAGGTCAACCACGCCGAGATGATCGCCCCACATGCCCGGCATCACCGCCGGGATCCCGTTCAGCGTACCCTGGGTGATATCGGCGCCCCGGATGGCCGCAAAATCTTTGCCAGGGAAGACCGCATGCGCGTGACCAAACAGGATGGCATTAATGCCCTCCACCTGGCTGAGGTAATAAACCGAATTCTCCGCCATGGCGTGCCAGGGCTCGCTGCTGAGACCGGAGTGGGGAATGGCAATGATCAGGTCTGCGCCCTGCGCACGCATCTCCGGCACCAGGCGGCGCGCCGTCTCTGTAATGTCATCGACCCGCACCTTACCCTGCAGATTGGCTTTATCCCACACCATAATCTGTGGCGGCACGAAGCCGATGTAGCCTATCTTCAGGGTCTGCGTATTGCCGTCGCGATCCACAACCTGAGTGGATTTGATGAGGTAGGGGGTGAACAGGGGTTTACCGCTCTTCACGTCAATCACGTTGGCGTTTACATAAGGGAAGCGGGCGCCCGCCAGCGCTTTTTTCAGATAGGGCAGACCATAGTTGAATTCGTGGTTGCCGAGATTGCCGACGCTGTAGTCCAGCGTGTTGAGCGCCTTGTAGACCGGGTGGATCTCGCCCTCGCGCAACCCTTTCGCGGCCATGTAGTCGCCCAGCGGGCTGCCCTGAATGATGTCGCCGTTATCGACCAGCACGCTGTTTTTTACCTCCTGGCGCGCGGCATGAATCAGCGTAGCGGTGCGCACCAGGCCAAACTTCTCGGTCGGCGTGTCTTTGTAGTAGTCGAAATCCATCATATTGCTGTGCAGATCGGTGGTTTCCAGTATCCGCAAATCCACCGTTGCGGCCTGTGTGGCGGCGGAAACGCTCAGGGCCAGTAACATCATTCCGGGCTTAAACATGCTTGCTCCTGCTGCAGATTAATTTAAGGCTCTCAAAATAATGTAAAAGCATGACAGATAGTCATTTTAAATCGTGATGGATATAACGTTTTGGCCGATCGGCCTGCGGCAGAGTCCGATACGACAGCAGCACTAGGGTGCGGGCGTGGCGATAAGCCGATAACTATGATATTGATATATCTATAAATTGGTTCGCTGATTTGCCCGTTAACCGGCGCATCAGGCGAAACTGCTAAAATGTCACTATCTGACGCTGAGCTCTTCCCGCAGCAGATCGACATAATGAGGTGAAAAATGTTAGAGCAACTCTGCCAGCTGGCACGCGAAGCAGGCGACGCGATTATGCAGGTCTATGACGGCGCCGCGCCGCTTGACGTTTCTCACAAATCGGATGATTCGCCGGTTACCGCCGCAGATATCGCCGCGCACAAGGTGATCCTGGCGGGGCTGAGGGCGCTGACGCCCGATCTCCCCGTCCTGTCAGAAGAGGATCCGCCCGCCTGGGAGGTGCGTCAGCACTGGCAGCGTTACTGGCTGGTTGATCCGCTGGATGGCACCAAAGAGTTTATCAAGCGCAACGGTGAGTTTACCGTGAATATCGCGCTGATCGAGGCGGGCAAGCCGGTGATGGGCGTGGTCTACGCGCCGGTGCTGGACGTGATGTACTCTGCGGCCGAAGGCAAAGCGTGGAAAGAGGAGGGCGGTCAGCGTGAGCAGATTCACGTACGTGACGCCCGGCCGCCGCTGGTGGTGGTGAGCCGCTCTCATGGCGACGACGACGAGATGAAAGAGTATCTCAAGCAGCTCGGTGAGCATCAGACCGTCGCAACCGGCTCCTCGCTGAAATTCTGCCTGGTAGCCGAAGGCAAAGCGCAGCTCTATCCCCGCTTCGGGCCGACCAACATCTGGGATACGGGCGCGGGTCACGCGGTGGCGATGGCGGCGGGCGCGCATGTGCATGACTGGCAGGGCAGAACGCTGGACTACACGCCGCGCGAATCCTTCCTCAATCCCGGCTTCCGCGTTTCGCTGTTCTAGGGCAGCGCTGAGCCTGAAAACCCCGGCCGACACGCCGGGGTTCTGCTATCAGGCCTTCAGCAGCGCGTTGACCAGCGCGATGACCCGGGTCACCTCATCCTGCGTCAGCGGCCCATCCTTCACGAATCTCACCTTGCCCTCTTTATCCAGCACCACAATCGCAGAGCTGCCCGGCTGAAGCTGCCAAGCCCGCTGCACCTCGCCCTTGCTGTCGACGATAAACTGCGACCACGGATACTGCTGCTTATTGGTTTCGATGCTGCTGCGCACGAACATGCCCGTACCCGGTATCGCATCATCGGTATTCACGATAGTGGTGGTCTGATAACGATCGTGGGGCAGCTTCGCGGCCTTGATCGCCTCTATCAGCGCCGCGTTCATCTGCTTCGCCGATGAGCGACCGGCAATGTGCTGGATGACGCGAACTTTTCCGCTCAGCTGCGCGCTATTCCAGTTTTTATAGCTAAACTTCTCCTGCTGCAGAATCAGTTCGCCTTTGTCATTGACGCCCACCGCCGGGACGCGCGTCTCCTGTCTGAGATCGTGTGCCATCACGCCTGCCGGGATCAGAAACGAGAGCGCCAGCGCGGCCAGAGTTGTTCGCATTGCTATTTCCTTAGGTGATCAGACCAGTCAGTCATTTTACTGCAATAGTAAGCAGGGATGATGCGCCTGTCCTGGAAAGGTGTCAGGTTTGTTATGCCTGCCACAATTCCTTTACCAATGAAGGTTTATACTGTGTTGCGTGACCCTGATAACAGAGTGTTCTGTAATGATGTGTCAATTCAGTAAAAAAAATCGGTTTCTGAAACATCACTTAGCCTGAGTGTTCTATAGTTATCGCGAATTCGCGCTTCATGGGCTGGCACCAAATTTGGTTACAGCGAAGCGTGCTTTAAAAATGTACAGGAGTTAGTCAGTATGAAGATCTTCCAGCGCTATAATCCGCTGCAGATAGCGAAATATGTAAAAACGCTGTTCAAAGGAAGGTTGTACATCAAGGACGTTGGCGCGTTCGAGTTTGATAAGGGGAAAGTCCTTATTCCGCGCGTCAAAGACAAACAGCATCTGAGCGTGATGTCAGAAATTAACCGCCAGGTCGTGCGTCTCAAGCTTGAGTTCAACTAAAGACAAGGGCGCCGATGGCGCCCTTGATGCTTCTGGCGTCAGAGGGTCTGCGTCATCACTCTGAACCGGGACATATCATCCCTTTCGCCGACGCCCACCGTCTGACACCCGACGCCTGCCAGAGCAGGCGCTGAGTGAATCTACTCTTCTTCGTTTTTGGTCATGCTCAGCACCGGCGGTCGTTCATCAATGCGGGTCACCAGCAGCTGATCGATACGGTAGCTGTCGATATCCACCACCTCGAATTTATACCCCGCGAACTTCACAAAATCGGTGCGTTTCGGGATCTTACGCAGCATATACATCATAAAGCCGCCGATGGTTTCGTAGTTGCCGGACTGCGGGAACTCGTCGATATCCAGCACACGCATCACGTCATCGATCGGCGTGCCGCCTTCAACCAGCCAGGAATTCTCATCACGGGCGACGATCTGCTCTTCCATGCCCTGACCGACCAGATCGCCCATCAGCGTGGTCATCACGTCATTCAGGGTAATGATGCCGACGACCAGCGCATATTCGTTCATGATCACCGCGAAATCTTCACCGGCGGTTTTAAAGCTTTCCAGCGCTTCGGAGAGGGTCAGCGTATCCGGCACAATCAGCGCGGAGCGAATCTGCAGGCCGCTGTTCAGCGCCATGCTCTGATTGCCCAGCACGCGCAGCAGCAGCTCTTTCGAGTCAACGTAGCCAACGATGTGGTCGATATCGCCGCTGCAGACTAAAAACTTGGAGTGCGGATGCTCGGCGATTTTTGTTTTCAGGCTGGCTTCATCTTCATGCAGATCAAACCAGACGATGTTCTCACGCGAGGTCATGGAAGAGGGAACGGTACGCGACTCCAGCTCGAACACGTTTTCAATCAGCTCATGCTCCTGCTTACGCAGCACTCCGGCCAGCGCACCCGCCTCAACGACCGCGTAGATATCGTCGGAGGTGATGTCATCTTTACGCACCATCGGCAGCTTAAAGAGACGGAAGAAGACGTTAGCCAGGCCATTGAACAGCCACACCAGCGGGCGCATGACCAGCAGACAGAAGCGCATCGGGTTGATGATGCGCAGCGCGATGGTTTCCGGGGCCACCATGCCGACCCGTTTCGGGGTTAAGTCGGCGAACAGAATAAACATACTGGTGACGATGGTGAAGGAGCAGATAAAGCTGAGCTGTTCGGCCAGCTCCGGTGAGACAAACTGATCGAACAGGCCGCGGAAGACCGGTGAAAACGCCGCGTCGCCGACGATACCGCCCAGGATGGCGACGGCGTTAAGGCCAATCTGCACCACGGTGAAGAACATGCCCGGCGTTTCCTGCATTTTCAGCACGCGCTGCGCATTGACGTTGCCTTCATCGGCCAGCAGTTTCAGTTTGAT from Pantoea deleyi includes:
- the yjfP gene encoding esterase encodes the protein MIELTTDTLAGIECLHAAPAGQRHQPLPTVLFYHGFTSSKEVYAYFAVALAQAGFRAVMPDADRHGARYDGDAESRLDRFWEILKQNIDELPQLEAALRDSHLIAEERFAVAGASMGGMTALGAMARYPQIRSVACMMGSGYFMQLSQSLFPPRVADTPAGQATFDARMAPLAKYDPCNRLAALADRPLLLWHGEADEVVPWAESVRLERALRDNGLAQHLTALSEKAIGHKITPSALTALVSFFTHHL
- the rpsF gene encoding 30S ribosomal protein S6, whose product is MRHYEIVFMVHPDQSEQVPGMIERYTGAITGAQGTIHRLEDWGRRQLAYPINKLHKAHYVLMNVEAPQEAIDELETNFRFNDAVIRSMVMRVKHAVTEASPMVKAKDERRDRREDFANESADESDAGDSEE
- the priB gene encoding primosomal replication protein N, which produces MTVNRLRLSGTVCKTPVRKISPSGIPHCQFVLEHRSVQEEAGFHRQAWCRMPVIISGSTHQVITQHITVGTQLTLDGFISCHQARNGQSKVVFHAEQIELIDSGD
- the rpsR gene encoding 30S ribosomal protein S18, encoding MARYFRRRKFCRFTAEGVVEIDYKDIATLKNYITESGKIVPSRITGTRAKYQRQLARCIKRARYLSLLPYTDRHQ
- the rplI gene encoding 50S ribosomal protein L9; this translates as MQVILLDKVANLGSLGDQVNVKAGYARNFLVPQGKAVPATRKNVEYFEARRAELEAKLADVQSAATARAEKINALGTVTITSKAGDEGKLFGSIGTRDIADAVTAAGVDVAKSEVRLPNGVLRTTGEHEVDFQVHSDVFAKLTVKVVAG
- a CDS encoding LysM-like peptidoglycan-binding domain-containing protein — translated: MGQIAPRRRRMRATQTVSRLQAWLAARRPQRPAGEEEPRMASDASSRLPAWLQRIWHFTDHIGWMDPLPAPHRRGIVAALLVILVAFLWPTSTLRYPVEQPATSPAEKEVPMQADIYDDNSSRQPSSSASQQTPKADSQGAWRSLTIASGQTLAQLFRDNSLPVNDVFAMARVEGNDQPLSSLKSGQQVKIRQDAQGTVTGLTVDSASGPVLFTRQPDGSFIRAQ
- the fklB gene encoding FKBP-type peptidyl-prolyl cis-trans isomerase; amino-acid sequence: MTTPSFDSVEAQASYGIGLQVGQQLLESGLQGLQPEALLAGLRDALEGNSPAVPVDVVHRALREVHERAEGVRRERTEAMAAEGQAFLQENAQREGVNSTESGLQFSVITQGEGPIPSRQDRVRVHYTGKLIDGSVFDSSVARGEPAEFPVSGVIPGWIEALTLMPVGSKWELVIPQNLAYGERGAGASIPPFSTLIFEVELLEIL
- a CDS encoding bifunctional 2',3'-cyclic-nucleotide 2'-phosphodiesterase/3'-nucleotidase; translation: MFKPGMMLLALSVSAATQAATVDLRILETTDLHSNMMDFDYYKDTPTEKFGLVRTATLIHAARQEVKNSVLVDNGDIIQGSPLGDYMAAKGLREGEIHPVYKALNTLDYSVGNLGNHEFNYGLPYLKKALAGARFPYVNANVIDVKSGKPLFTPYLIKSTQVVDRDGNTQTLKIGYIGFVPPQIMVWDKANLQGKVRVDDITETARRLVPEMRAQGADLIIAIPHSGLSSEPWHAMAENSVYYLSQVEGINAILFGHAHAVFPGKDFAAIRGADITQGTLNGIPAVMPGMWGDHLGVVDLVLSKEGDRWQVSSGKAQARPIYDTAAKKSLAAEDPALVNVLADDHRATREFVAKPIGRSAGVMYSYLSLVQDDPTVQIVNNAQRAYVEHFIQGDPDLGRLPVLSAAAPFKAGGRKNDPASYVEVEKGALTFRNAADLYLYPNTLVVMKVSGAQVKEWLECSAGQFNQIDPNSPKTQSLINWDFRTYNFDVIDGVTYQIDVTQPARYDAECQLIHPEASRIRQLSWQGKPIDPQATFLVATNNYRAYGGKFAGTGDRYIAFASPDENRAVVAAYISAETKAHGEVQPKADNNWRLAPISASTPLDIQFETAPGEKATGFIQQHAQYPLQPKGTDATGFALWQVNLQQ
- the cysQ gene encoding 3'(2'),5'-bisphosphate nucleotidase CysQ translates to MLEQLCQLAREAGDAIMQVYDGAAPLDVSHKSDDSPVTAADIAAHKVILAGLRALTPDLPVLSEEDPPAWEVRQHWQRYWLVDPLDGTKEFIKRNGEFTVNIALIEAGKPVMGVVYAPVLDVMYSAAEGKAWKEEGGQREQIHVRDARPPLVVVSRSHGDDDEMKEYLKQLGEHQTVATGSSLKFCLVAEGKAQLYPRFGPTNIWDTGAGHAVAMAAGAHVHDWQGRTLDYTPRESFLNPGFRVSLF
- a CDS encoding YtfJ family protein, with protein sequence MRTTLAALALSFLIPAGVMAHDLRQETRVPAVGVNDKGELILQQEKFSYKNWNSAQLSGKVRVIQHIAGRSSAKQMNAALIEAIKAAKLPHDRYQTTTIVNTDDAIPGTGMFVRSSIETNKQQYPWSQFIVDSKGEVQRAWQLQPGSSAIVVLDKEGKVRFVKDGPLTQDEVTRVIALVNALLKA
- a CDS encoding DUF1107 domain-containing protein; the encoded protein is MKIFQRYNPLQIAKYVKTLFKGRLYIKDVGAFEFDKGKVLIPRVKDKQHLSVMSEINRQVVRLKLEFN
- a CDS encoding hemolysin family protein, translated to MLDSLLVILLLIVISAFFSLSEISLAAARKIKLKLLADEGNVNAQRVLKMQETPGMFFTVVQIGLNAVAILGGIVGDAAFSPVFRGLFDQFVSPELAEQLSFICSFTIVTSMFILFADLTPKRVGMVAPETIALRIINPMRFCLLVMRPLVWLFNGLANVFFRLFKLPMVRKDDITSDDIYAVVEAGALAGVLRKQEHELIENVFELESRTVPSSMTSRENIVWFDLHEDEASLKTKIAEHPHSKFLVCSGDIDHIVGYVDSKELLLRVLGNQSMALNSGLQIRSALIVPDTLTLSEALESFKTAGEDFAVIMNEYALVVGIITLNDVMTTLMGDLVGQGMEEQIVARDENSWLVEGGTPIDDVMRVLDIDEFPQSGNYETIGGFMMYMLRKIPKRTDFVKFAGYKFEVVDIDSYRIDQLLVTRIDERPPVLSMTKNEEE